One window of the Glycocaulis alkaliphilus genome contains the following:
- a CDS encoding Na+/H+ antiporter subunit E, giving the protein MSTSLLLSALKRAALLGLAWLVLTGGQLGALPYLLITVPAATALSLVLLPPGPRPLRLLALFALFPGFLVRSVMGGVDVAWRAFHPRLPVKPGWIELETRMQDGPARALYGAETSLLPGTLSAGCDAQGMKIHCLEVTDRARERLIIEEERLARAFSQDEAQGRDDG; this is encoded by the coding sequence GTGTCCACTTCGCTCCTGCTTTCCGCGCTCAAGCGCGCTGCGCTGCTGGGCCTTGCCTGGCTGGTCCTGACCGGCGGCCAGCTTGGCGCGCTTCCGTATCTTCTCATCACCGTTCCGGCTGCTACGGCGTTGAGCCTTGTCCTCCTGCCGCCGGGACCGCGCCCTTTGCGGCTTCTGGCCCTGTTTGCGCTGTTTCCAGGCTTTCTGGTGCGCTCGGTCATGGGCGGGGTGGATGTCGCCTGGCGGGCCTTCCATCCGCGCCTGCCCGTGAAGCCGGGCTGGATAGAGCTTGAAACCCGGATGCAGGACGGCCCCGCCCGCGCGCTCTACGGCGCCGAGACGAGCCTTCTGCCCGGTACGCTGTCTGCCGGATGTGATGCGCAAGGCATGAAAATCCACTGCCTTGAGGTGACGGATCGCGCGCGTGAGCGCCTGATCATCGAGGAAGAGCGCCTTGCGCGCGCCTTTTCACAGGATGAGGCGCAGGGCCGCGATGATGGCTGA